The Coffea arabica cultivar ET-39 chromosome 2c, Coffea Arabica ET-39 HiFi, whole genome shotgun sequence genome includes the window ATACTATGGCGAGTTTGTATGATGCAATATTGTATAATAAGTGGCACTTAATATCTTAGTTTGATGTTCAAGTATTCTATTTTGTTACACAGAAGAAGACGAAGTCGTTCGATGTCCTCTCGACATCGGAAAAGTCGTTCCCCTACCCCAAGACGACGTAAAAGTCCCTCTCCAACACCAAGGCGACACAAAAGACAAAGAACTAGAAGTATCTCACTCAGTGCATCTCCCGGTGTTAGTGTTGGTATAAAGGAGCAGAAAGATATTagtgaaaaattaagaaaagaggaagaagaaaagaaaaggtataACTGTTCTTTATATccattcatgttttttttttttttcattttttcccagTCTGTACATGGGAGCATTTAGTTATTTCTAATGGGGGTTTGTTGTTAAAAAAGCATTTTATTGAATCATTTCTTCATCCATAAGTTGTGAATAAATGTTTCTGCATGCTGTAAGTTCTTTGGAAGTTTAGCCTTTCTTCTTGAAGTTTTGAATATGTGTCTTGTTAAGATGACTCTGTCATGGAGTTAGATCCTCATTAAGTGTGTATGTACTTCTTGTATCCTGTGATGACTGCATGTTGTTCAAATGTGTGAAACTGTCTcacctttccttaattttcgTGGCTCTGTGTCTAATATTCGAGCATACAATTGGTAAGGTGTAAACTCTCTGATTCAAGACTTATATTAATGGTTTCCCTGAATGGAAAAGAATAAGATGGGGGAATCAATGGATATCCTAAGTGTCTAACGATACTCATTAATCATCAAACCACCATCTCAGAATGGTGTTTGAGCGTGTTGTTAGGTGGAAACACACGTACACacgcatacatacatacatgcacacacacacacacatgtattttctttttttgactttGCTTCTTTTGCTTCATTTTGATTGAAGATTTGGTCATGTGGATGCTGAAGTTGCATGAAATTATATGCCATCCAAAACAAAGGGGAATACCTGTACTTTACTCTTTAAAGTATGTTATGACTCGGTTACGAGTTAAATTGCCTTCAGATGTTGCTTGGTTCAAATAATGGGATGGAAATCAAATAATGTGAGGAGATGTATTCAGTTTAGGCAAAATAACACAAGATGTTTACACATACTGCAATGGATAAGAGTATAGGTCTTTTTTACATGACCGGTGACACCCTGAATTTCTGTCAGCTTCTTGGTACACCTACCCTTGAACTCTTTCCtagcttgaattttttttaaaaaaatatattggaCCTTTTGGTCTGTATATATTCGAACTTACTGTTGTACCGGAACCTCCACAAGATATTTCAATAACCTCCATGGCCCATAATCCACACAAATCCCCTCAAACCACAAGCACAAGTCAGATcttcatgaattttttttttctttatcagTCAATTCAGGGTGAGGGGCAGGAGAGCTGAGGAGACTGGAAGCTGCATGGTCTTATCTgtgattttccttttcctattcTAAATATACCCAGGAACCAAGTGAGAGTATGGATTGAAAACCACCAAACTTTCAGAAATGACTAACTTCATAGATGGTAGGTTTGATTTCATTGAGTGGGTGTTTACTCAATACAAATTCGGAATCACTTCATGTCGATTCCTTAACTCTGTGCAAACCAAGAAATAGAAACCCAATAGAGAGCAAACAATACCATTTCACCAAGTGTCAATTATCAAATTTAAGGTTCAGGTTCAGTTCTTGCAGCTAATTTGTGACACAGTACGTACGACTGCAGCAAATTGGCAAAATgacatttttctcttttcttatttttgttcacATTCCAAATATTTGATGCCATGCAGTAGTCTCTCATTTGTCTTAATCATTAATTGTATTTAGAAAGTCAGCTAACATTTGTCTTGAGATATTTCTCCAATTACTCAAGATACACAAAAATTTTATTACAGTCCATACCAACTTGGCAAGCCTAGTAGTTGGTCTTTGACCAATGAATTAGCACTGACTGGACAAATAAAGAACCCCCAATCTTATTTGGATTGTATGTAATGTGGAATTAGGGGGCTCCACAATCTTATTTAGTGCATTTTCATTGGTCAAAGACCAGCTACTAGGCTCACCAAGTAGTTGGTCTGGACTGTGATAAAATTTCTCCAACATACACTGTCGGTGCTGTCTGCTACTACTTGTCTAAGAAGAAGAAACGTGACTGCTTTACCTTTCGCTTCTGCTATCTAGCTCAAGCAGATTCATCCTGAATACTTCTGTGGTTAGTGGTCATTTTTCAGATGATTAAATTATAAATTGCAGCAGCCATGCATATATAACTATCAAATGTTAAATGATATTAATTACTTTCATGATTAGAATATCTTTCTGCTGGAAAGGGCTTCTTTTCCCTTCTATTCAAGCATCTGGTCTGCACATTTATTAGTTTGATCTCAATACCTCCGATTGATTTTTGCTTTCTCTTCTTGCATAATTTGTTCCTTGAATCTAAGTTTAGCAACTGTTGCTGTGCTATTAGGCCTGCTACTTCCCCGTTTCCTCTTGGTGTGTGACATTTGATGACTCGTATATTTGAGCTTTAGTTGAACAGAGGTTGTAATTGCTAGTGTTTTCATTTTGTGGAGCTTTAGTTGTATATTTATTCATGTTCATACGTACCTGTATTCGTTGTCTTAATTTGTCGTGCATCCTACAGGGTTGCTCGATCTTCTCTAATTTATCTGATTTCTGAGCATTTGACATCTGCTGACTAGCCATATTCTGATCTATGCTCATTTTCCTGTGTTAAAATTATCAAGGTTTTACTCTTTTGAATGTTGTGACAATAGTAGAAAATGGATAGCGGATGgggatttatttgattatcatGAGCAGAACGTGGACAGAAACCTAGTTTTACTTTATTGTTGCTTAGTTGGGGGCTTTCTGGATTTTGTCCTGGAATCTGTTCTTTTCAGATAAGATTGGTTCCCTCCTTTCTCACTTCAATTGTTTGTGTCTGTGCTTGTGCGCGTGTGGAGCTAAAAAACTAATAGGCTGCCAGGTGTTTTGTCTTTGCCTTAGTGTGCTCAAGTGTATGTCCAAGATCATCATTATATATTCTAACAACTTTTGAGTTTGCTTTTTAATGTGAGGGCTGAGATATTATGGTGATTTTGAAATTGCCACAGTTTACTTGACATTCTTCTTCACAGGGTAATTTGAAGGAAGTTTCTGCTgtaattgtttattttgatgcaAATTGGCTGCCTGCTTTATCTACTGTTCACCAGTTTTGAAACTCATTGTTTGGATCAGGAATCAGTTAGAGGTATGCTTTTAAAGCATAAGCATATATATTTAGTGCCTTTCTCGACAAGGAGGTTAGTCTGTCATTCATTTTAGTTGTAAACTAAGGAGAAAGAAAAGGTGGTGATTTTCTAAATTAATGTTGTTTGATATTTCTGCTGTTAACCAGAAAATTAAAAGTAACTGGAAAGGAAGCTTGTAGTTCTTTGCAGATAAGGCCCTTTCTATTTATTATGATTAATAAAGGAAAATTTTATGTCTTGCTCCAGCACACGGGCATCTCCCCACTTAACTTCACTTTTGTTTTCTTACAGGCGTCAACAGgaggcagaactgaagctagtAGAAGAAGAAACTGCAAAGAGGGTAGAAGAAGCAATTCAAAAGCAAGTGAAAGAAAGTTTGGACTCTGAGGAGATTAGGGTTGAAATTCAGAGGCGACTGGAGGAAGGTCGGAAGCAACTAGTTGAAGAAGTTGCTGTTCAACTTGAAAAGGAGAAGGAAGCAGCTCTTATTGTAGCTAGACAAAAAGAGGTAAGAAACTTGTAGATTCCTTCCATCTCCAGGGGTTTTTTAACCATCTTAAAGAGTATGTTGACGATGTCGCGTCAATGCCTTTCTATCTCCATGGTTTCTGTCTACAAGGTTATATGTATATGAACTTGCTGCTGTTTGATCTAGTTTAGAGTCTAAATTTACGTACATATGTGTGTAGGAACAAGGCCGCAAAGAGAAAGAAGAGCTGGAAAGAATGCTGGAAGAGAACAGAAGAAAGGTGGAAGAAGCACAGAGGAGGGAAGCTTTAGAGCAGGAGCGAAGAGAAGAGGAAAGGTATCGCAAACTGGAAGAGCTTCAAAGACAGAAAGAAGAGGCCATGCGAAGAAAAAAACAGCAAGAGGAGGAAGAACGAGCAAAGCAGATTAAAGTGCTTGGCAAGAACAATTCGAGGCCAAAGCTGTCCTTTGCCTTGGGTTTGAAATGATACGGAGTTGTCGTCTTCTTTAGGTTGGAAGGTCTTGTAGAAATTTTGTTATTCGATTTTCTTGACAACTTTTTGTATTTAGCAGCTACAAGTGGAAGCTTGCATTGTAATAGGAAATCTCATGCTGGTACAGGGTTTGTTGTCTTATTAATCTGTTCGTTTAGTTTGTTGTCAATGCGGCTCTCTTTTCATTCATCATCAATGTGTGCTTCATACTGTGCCATGCCATATAAAGTTAAATAAACCTCCGCGTATGCAATCAAAAAGATTTCAACCAACCATGAATTTTCGGGCTCGCATTTCACCTCCTTTCCACCTACAAATAAATATTATGCCAGCAACTTACAATGATGAATCCACAGTCCCTCGTTCACGTCGTTGTAGGAGCGTCACTTAAATGGAATGTACGTTCACTTAGTTGCAGACCTGAGGGCAGAGGTTAAGGCCTTTCATCGTCGAATGTGCACTGTGTATGCATCTCTATCAATTTTACTTCTTATTCTTTCTGTGTTATTTGTCATtgtcattttttaaaatctttaCTCCTGAATCTATTCTAGTTCTAGGTTGGCGGCTCCTGCCATTTAGATTTAAAATGTGAAAATGAGCGTAAAATGTATTGGGTTCCCACCCAATGCTTTGATTGGCTTCTATAAATAAGACCGCTCCCACTCATTCTTTCCCGTGGACAAGAGACGATCCAATCTCCACAGAGTTCATGGACGATACTAATCATGCATGGTCTGTAAAAGCCGGGCTTGGGCTGGTTCACGGATAAGGGCTCATTTTGCCAGTCTCACATATGATTACATGAGAAAAGCAATGTCGAATGTAGGTTTTGTGTGGTCATCGAGTGTGTCGCACGGTCCACGGAtgattttatatataatatgagtttgtttggattgccatttttttGTCCTCCAAAAAAAATTGTTCGTTACATCATAAACGAGTTTTCTAAgtcctttttaaaaatttttcttcaatcatcTGTCCACA containing:
- the LOC113726733 gene encoding uncharacterized protein isoform X2 — its product is MRRRRSRSMSSRHRKSRSPTPRRRKSPSPTPRRHKRQRTRSISLSASPGVSVGIKEQKDISEKLRKEEEEKKRRQQEAELKLVEEETAKRVEEAIQKQVKESLDSEEIRVEIQRRLEEGRKQLVEEVAVQLEKEKEAALIVARQKEEQGRKEKEELERMLEENRRKVEEAQRREALEQERREEERYRKLEELQRQKEEAMRRKKQQEEEERAKQIKVLGKNNSRPKLSFALGLK
- the LOC113726733 gene encoding uncharacterized protein isoform X1, encoding MGRERDLSRSPSYRRRYSPSPSPVGHRYSRRSGRRDRSRSPYSHSRRRRSRSMSSRHRKSRSPTPRRRKSPSPTPRRHKRQRTRSISLSASPGVSVGIKEQKDISEKLRKEEEEKKRRQQEAELKLVEEETAKRVEEAIQKQVKESLDSEEIRVEIQRRLEEGRKQLVEEVAVQLEKEKEAALIVARQKEEQGRKEKEELERMLEENRRKVEEAQRREALEQERREEERYRKLEELQRQKEEAMRRKKQQEEEERAKQIKVLGKNNSRPKLSFALGLK